GCTGTGcactgagtttatatatatatcataagaaGTAATGTTTTCTCTTATAACTCAGaaggtgttttttattttcttttttcttcttcttgtaatttttttcaatttttatttatagaaaggaaacactgacaaaaaccataggataagagtggtacaattccacactattcccatcaccagaactccatatcccattccctcccctgatattttcctattctttatccctctgggagtatggaccagacgcttttgctttcaggtatatatttgcgcTAGTTTATGGATgcatatgtacatatgccctatctcatgggatgtggtctatatctagttttgggaatttgttaggaagtgaaccaccagaaATGGAATGAAATAATCCAAAGAGAAAAAgcaaggtctcaccctagtattTTTACTTACTAATGAGTAAACACCCAGTGAGGTGTTTTTACATGGAAGAGAACTGTTCAGATAAGGGTAACTCTTCTGGGGTCCAGTTGTTGTGTTTGATGAAAATCTGGCTTCCACAAGGGCAGGCAGTCCAGAGTGATCTCAGGAAAGCATTCTTGTGACAAGAGCAAAGATGACAGGTTCAGAGCAAGGGCAGTGAGCAAATCCATATCCAGGAAGTCAGGCTCTGAGCTCCACACCTGCCATCAGTTAGGGGTGTAGATGTCAGTGCGCCAGAGGATTCTGCCTTGATGTATAAATGTGTGGAGGCAGTGGGGCCTTTCTGTATTTGTGTAGTTACGTTCTTTCTGAGTCTCTTGGAATGAATGTATTCTCTGCTCTCTTCTTCCATATCACATGCCATCACTGAAGATGCAGAAACCTTAGAGCTGAAGTTGGAGCCAACTGAGATGCAGCCCTTGCCGGAGGAGCTGGGACAAGCTGTGTTCAAGGATTCCAGTCTTACTTCTGAAGATGTTCAGGAAATTGCTGCAGATGCACAACACTATCTTGAAGAAGGCAGCCACATTCCACCCCAACTGAAAAGTCCAGGCTTAGAGAAACATGTCCGACAAAAGAGGGTCCCTTGGAATCTTATGGACCGCTGTTGTCAGAAGAGTTGTTCTGAGCGTGAGCTGTATGAGGTATTCTGTGGCTGGTGAGCCGGGCGATAGTGCGCCAGGTTAAGCGCTCAttgtgcagtgcacaaggatccctgttcaagtctctggctccccacctgaggggcatCACTTcaaagttggtgaagcaggtgtgcagctgtctgtctttctctccccctctgtcttctcttcccctcctaatttctatcttatccaataacaaaaagaaCAGTAGCAACAGCTTTGGAAAACAATGACCTCAAGGAtcaatagtgcaggcactgagccccactgataatcctggaggcaaaaaaagaaaaaacaaaacagaatttttGTCTCTATGGCAGGAGGAAAGACATGTACAAAAAGGTATTCTtgaatgattgtagtttttggtgAATAAAGTCTTTCAGTTGAAAATGGTTTTGTCACAGTTATTATTGGTATAAttgtggtacttttttttttagatctgtcATCTTCAATGGCAAAAGACTATTCATTgcggtgttttgttttgttttgtttctttttctcagatCGTCTCTGATCAGCTGGGGAGTTAATACAATTCTAAATCCAGCATGGGCTAGATGAGTCTTAATGTCATTGGGGGTTGATGAATTGCATTCTTCCACCAGTTTTAATCAGACCTTATGTCCAAACATCCTCTCACCCCTTCTTGAACATCAAAGtagtttaatagccaaaaccagcaGTAGAGGTACACTTTCTAACAGATTACATACTAGAAATTAAAAATACCTCATTGTTGCTTAATCAGGTAGTGATGGAATCCCCAAATGTGGGCTTTTCTGAGAGACTTTCACATCTATTTGTGTCTGATTGAAGTTGGACTTGCCAACAATCAGAGTGAAACTGAGTCCATATATTTTAGGTGAAACCATCCAAAGTCTCAGGTAGATCTGTTATCATAGTTCCACCTTTTATGATTGAACTCcaaggactgaaagacacctttagtgcagttcaaactcaggtagaaggcttaggaaataTATTCACACATGCAGCTGAAAGAATTTGCAATCTTGAAaacacaattagcccactctttcaattcaaagttgAGAAAAAGGTTTACAAAGAgtgaagctactctctgtgaaattgcagagtcCATAAAAAGGTCAAATATATGAGTTATAGGAATACCTGAGGAGGTAGACTAGGTCAAAGTTCTACatgtaattttcagagaaattttagatgaaaatttctCTTAcgtaggcaatcctcagaacatacttaTTTTTGGAGGCAGATCAATCACCCAGGTTTGCAAATCCAAAATGTCCAACACCAacacacattattgtaaaattatcaaaattcAATGACAAGGAGAAAAAATTGCAGGgtactagggaaaggaaagaatgacatacaaagggagaaatatcagactCTCATCATATTTTTCTTCACAAGCCCTAGAGACAAGGAGATAGTGGAGTGATATATTCAAGGcattaaaggagagggaattccagccacaaattttgtatcctgcaaaattattcttcatgtatgagggagaaataaagtcttcctcaaatattcaaaaattaaagtaattttccacaatcaaccccaccttataaGAAATACCAAATGGAGTCCTACAGGAAAGGAGGAATACACAGTCTCAGTGAGGTGAATAGCAGTAGACtaaagaacaacaagcaaatagggaATGGAATTAAAAGACAAGGAAGCCCTATCAAAtatttgttaatcaagatcaactttaaaaatacttttatagacacacaatgctagttattacacacatggtaaccacaaaacggaacagggaacagagatttacagaaaacacaagaaTAATCAGTGAGGAATTCACCACAGAAACTTATCCACACAGTAGGTGacatagaaacaaatgggcaaagattcAACAacttaaaataaactcaaaagaaaaataagaatggacataagtaaaccacatatatctataatcaccttaaatgtgaatggcctaaattcacctgtcaaaagactcagagtagctaaatggattaaagaccaggatccatccattatatgttttcaggaaacacacatccaaagaaaagacaaatggaaactgaatataagaggttggagcaagatgttccaagctaatgactcacaaaaaagggcagggacagctaccttattctctgataaaataggctttcaggcaaagaaattaatcatagatagagaaggacattacataatggtcataggatcaatccaacaagaagacataaccaCCGTAAATATATATTCCCCCAACTTACGAGCACCCAACTACATTAAACACATacttactgaattcaagggagacattgatagcaacacaataatagtaggagatttcaacatatcactcacagcaagagacagaatatctggacaaaaaaaaaaatcaatagagaaatagcaaactgaaataaaaccataaatgaaatggacctaatagatatatacagaactttctattccaaaagtaatggatacacattcttctcaagtgcatatggaatatttacaaatattgatcatatgctgggccacaaagacagtctaaacaaatatgtaaatattaaaattataaaatgcaccttctcagaccatgaaggcatgaaactagaaatcaaccaaaaaacaaaaagcctggagactaaacaGTATGCTGCTGAACAGTAAATGGGTCactgaagataaaaaaaagaaattaaggattaccttgacaccaatgtaaatgaagaaaccagttaccagaccTTATGGGATacagcaaaagcagtgctgagagggaagtttatgGTAATACAGGCCCACAATAATAAATatgagaaatcactagtaaaccatctaacaacccacctcaatcaactagaaatggagaaacaaaaaacagtcagcaggagacaggaaatactcaaaatcagagcagaaatcaatgaaatatcaaacaagaagaccattaggaagattaatgaagccaagagctggttctttgaaaggataaataaaatagataagccactagctacactcaccaagagaaaaagagagaatgctaaaaggtaaaatcactcaaaaatgaaagaggagatactaAAACAGATACAGGTAGATGAGGCAGACATTCAAATATTATGAAAGAATATTATTGACATCTGTATGGAACTAAATTTGACaatttagaagaaatggacacattcttataGTCATACTcactgccaaccttgacacaagaagaagtagataaacttaacaggataatttctagtaaagaaattgaaacagtaatcaaaagcctacccaagaacaaaagcctgggCCCTAATGGCTATagtaatgaattttacaaaacattcaaagaagaacaaacactcaccctcctcaaactctttcagaaaatagaagaagagggaatactcccaaacacattctatgaggctagcATCACCCTGGTcccccaaagcaggaaaagaccccaccaaaaaagaaaactgtagacctatatccctgttGAACAtttatgcaaagatcctcaacaaagtcTTAGCTAATCAaatacaacaacatattaagagaataatccaccaaggtCAAGTGGGATGTccccctgggaaacagggatggttcaacatccataaaccACTAAACATAATCCACTATATCAGCACAAAGAAAGTTAAAAATCACATAATTCTATCAATCAATGAAGAAAAAGCATTCAACAAGatgcaacacccatttatgataaagaccctctagaaattgggagtggaaagaaaattccttaacataataaaggctatatatgataagTCCATGGCTAAcgtcatagtcaatggggaaaagttgaaagcttttcccttaaaatcaggaactagagaagggtgcccactctcaccatttttattcaacatagtcctagaagtccttgccatcacaatcagacaagaaagagatattaaaGGAATCCAAATTGGGAAGGAtaaagttaaactctcattattcgcAGATGATATGTTGGTATACCTAGAGGACCCTGGAAACTCTGCCAACAAACTGCTGGAAACCatgaataaattcagtaaagtaacaggctacaaaatcaatacccataaatctgtggcatttctttgtgCAAAAGATAAGTCAGAAGAattgaaactgaaggaagcaataccatttACAGCTGAATCCaagatcaaatacctaggaataattcTAACAACGGATGtaaaggaccttttcaaggaaaactataagacagtgttaaaagaaatagataattacataaagaaatggaagaacattccctattcatggattgggagaataaatatcattaaaatggaaattttgccAAAAGCATTCTACagattcagtgcaatccctattaaaatcccaattatATATTtgaaggaaattgaacagattgtCCAAAAATTCTTGTGGAACTCTTAAAAACCACaaatagcaaaaacactcctaaggaaaaagaagaaaaatggaggcattacaATACCCGACTTCAggctatactacaaagcagtagtaatcaaaacagtgtggtactagaacaaaaatggcCATAtagaccaatggaataggatagagagctcAGAACTCAGTCTACGCATGTACAGATAACTCATATGACAAATGGACTAAATCTGCccatggggaaaagaaagtctttctAACAAATAGTGTTGGCAGAATTGTACAGccatatgtagaaaaatgaaactagaccaccaattaacaccataaacaaaaattaactcaaaatggatcaaagatctagatatcagacctgaaagtataaaatacatagaagaacatattggtgaaacatttcatggcattaacactaaagacttatttggagacttcatcccacgggcaaaggaaacaaaagcaagattgaacaagtgggactacatcaaatttaaaaacttttatacATCAagagaaaactccataaagataagcaggaacccaacaaatgagagaacatattcacacatcatacttcagacaagcacttgatatcaaacatctataaagaactcattcagctcaacaaaaagaaaaagaacaacccataAAAAACTGGGCAAAGGACATGCatagacatttctccaaagaagagatacgcaTGGCCCAcggacatatgcagaaatgctctaattcactcatcaccagagaaatgttaattaaaacacattgagataccatctcacacctgtaagaatggccttcatcaacaaaacaggagaggataaagGTTGGAAAGgatatggagagaaaggaactctaatacactgctggtgggaatgcaaaatcgTACAACTAGtaaggagaacagtatggagaatccttaagcaaatatagATGGAAATATCTTACAACCCAGCAATCCCACACCTaggaatttatccaaaagaggtaatatcactaattcgaagggatatatgcacccccatgttcacagccgcattatccacaatagcaaaaatgtggaagcaaccaaaatttcCCTCcacagatgaatggttaaaaaATTCTGGGACAAATAAATCCcagaacatctaatctttgataagggggcccaaacaattaaatggaagaaggaggctctcttcaataaatggtgctgggaaaactgggttgtaacatgcagaagaatgaaattgaaccacttcatctcaccagaaacaaaaatcaactccaaatggatcaaagacctggatgtaagaccagaaacaatcaaatacttagaggaaaacattggtaacagtttcccacctacacctcaagaacatctttgatgaatcaaacccaattgcaaggaagactaaagcagaaacaaaccaatggaagtacatcaaattgaaaagcttctgcacagccaaagaaactattaaacaaacaaagagacccctcacagaatgggagaagatcttcacatgccatacatcagacaagaaactatcaccgaaatatataaagagttcaacagggggagtcgggctgtagcgcagtgggttaagcgcaggtggcgcaaagcacgaggaccagcataaggatcccggttcaaaccctggctccccaactgcaggggagttgcttcacaggcggtgaagcaggtctgcaggtgtctatctttctctcctcctctctgtcttcccctcctctctccatttctctctgtcctatccaacaacgacgacaacaacaataataactacaacaataaaacaacaagggcaacaaaagggaataaataaataaaataaatataatatatatatatatatatgttttattccACATTCATTTGATGCATAGATGTTGACTATTGCGAGCTTATCTTGGTTTAGTGATCCCTTAACCATTATGTACTGTCTGTCTTTaccttttattattttgaaaaatctatctctgcttttcttttgaaatctgttggcttgtatgatagttttccaacctttGACATTGAGCCTACTCTTGTCCTGTGGGGTCATGTAAGTCTCCTGCAGGTAgcctatggttgggttatgtttcctGATCCACACTCTAACTCTGTTCCCTTTGATGGGTGAGTTCAGTCTATTATCATTCAGTGAAACTGTTGTTTTGAGATATTTCAGTGCTACTGTTTCATGCTGTTCTTTggatttcctctctctttctctctctctgtttatatgAGTCCCTTTAGAAGTTCTTGCAGAGCCAGTTTAGTTGCAATTGATTCTTTCAGTTGTTATTTTTCAGAGAATGTCTTTACTCCTCCAtccagtttgaatgaaagtctggccAGATACAGTATTTTTGGTTGGAAACCTTTCTCATAAACTCATTACTCTGTGGATGTCTTTCTAGTTTCTTCTTGATTTTagggtttctgttgagaaatatgCAGATAAGCTTATGGGTTTACCTCTATGAGTTGTTTATCTCTTGCTGCTTTCagcaattttctttcttctttggtaTTTATCATTGTAATTATGATATGTCTTTTGGTGTTTGCATCTCTgcattaattctgtttggtatcCTCTGGGATTCTTGTATTTTTCTATCCTTCTAGCTCTTCATTTTGGGGAAGTTCTCTCTTACTATTTCCTTCAGAATGTGTTCTTCccccatttcttcttctcctctttttggTTCACTGATGATTTGAATGGTATTGCTCTTGAAGTCATCACACTTGTTTCTGGTGGTATTTTCATTGCTTCTGAATCCCTTTTCTAACATTTTTCTTTGACTCTTGTGTAGGTTTTTCCCATTTTATCTTCACACTTGCTGATTCTTTCTTCTGCCTCTATTGTTCTGTTTGCAAATCCTTCAATTCTATGTGTTAGATCTGCTATCCTATCCTTTTGTTCAGCTAATGTAGCTTTTAGTTTGGCTTGTTTATAATGCTCAGCTGTTGTGACACTTAATTCTGCTATTGTATTCCTTTGCTAAGCTATTGTGATACTAGCTTTAGCTAGAGCAGTTGTTAATTCATCTATTTTGGTGTTtgattctttctgtttttctaagtCTTGGCTCTTATTCTCTCCCAGAGTCTCATATGTTTTTTCCTTCCCACTGGTGTTTTCTTCCACAagttttattattgatgtggCAAACATTtggactagcttttttttttagggtCTACCTCAAGCATTTTGATGGTCTCTGGTttattggttgtttttttttttgttgttgttgttgttgttcttgtttgttttttctgggcTTTTATCCTGACTTGCTGGGATTGGTTTCTTCTGTCTTCTCATTTTGTTTGGTGTCAATATCTATCTGGTTACACAGATTCCCAGAGGTGAGTGATTGGTCAGGTGTAACAGAGCTGCTATATACAGTGACATATTGGCTTGAAGCAGTTGCAAATTTCTCCAAGTGTTTGGCTGGGTGTGTGGAGCAGCACTGAGTCTGAGGGAGTGCAAATCAGTCCCTCAGGTGGTCAGTGGTAAGGAATACTAGTGTGCATCAAAAGTGTGGTTTCCATGTTTCCAAACAGAGAATATGAGGTGCTGTGGTTACTCTGTGAGGACTGTGATTTAACAGGGGAGTGAAGGAAACTGGGATCATAGCACAATTCAGCTAACTCTAGGCAGGTCTCCGGGACTGGAGACTGAGTGCAAGAAGGTGTCACCTCATTGAAGGTCCTGGTGTGGATTTATAGGTCTTAGTTTCTCCCACTTTATAGACTGAGGCTGTGGTACAAGCTGAAAGGGACCATAGTGGAAGTCCTGTGTAGGGCTTAGGATAACCTGGATTCTCCCCAAGATCCTCTAGAGGAATGGTACAGGGGTCTGGAGACCCAGCACAAGAAGACTATACAGCAATGGAGGGTTTGGCTCAGCTTCACAAAGGTCAGATTTGCCCCCTGAATTGCAAGCAGAAGCTGGCAGCAGGGTACAAGGCTGCTAAACAGTCTTGAGACCCTTGAAGGTCACCAGCTTGTTCCTGCTTATGGTGCATAGGGGATAGGGGTGAGGCAGAAGGCCACTATGCAGCAACTGAGTTCTTAGAGAGGATGGTGATAGGAGGGGGGACTTTTGTGCAATATGGTGGATGTTTACCTCAGGAAATTTCATTATGGAAGTGTCTCATTTATTTCTTCTATCTcttctgaaataaataaagaaaggaagaaataaagaaatcccTACTAAGTTCCATCATAGGGTTTCTCTGAGTCTCAGATTATTTAATAATATGTGAATAACTAGGTTTGGGTTAATCTTAATGTAAGTAATTCCCATCTTTGGATAAAACATTGTCTGTCACCTGGGAAGATGCTTCAAGAAAGCACAGACTTTACATTCACTTACAGTTTAAAATTGGTAATGATGATTATAAAGTGT
The sequence above is drawn from the Erinaceus europaeus chromosome 10, mEriEur2.1, whole genome shotgun sequence genome and encodes:
- the RLN2 gene encoding prorelaxin H2 isoform X1, whose product is MMKCQLSYLLLGVWLLLCLPPMQEGAEVTLCGRDLIRHVIFLCGHRPKREAGPFADAITEDAETLELKLEPTEMQPLPEELGQAVFKDSSLTSEDVQEIAADAQHYLEEGSHIPPQLKSPGLEKHVRQKRVPWNLMDRCCQKSCSERELYEVFCGW
- the RLN2 gene encoding prorelaxin H2 isoform X2, whose translation is MMKCQLSYLLLGVWLLLCLPPMQEGAEVTLCGRDLIRHVIFLCGHRPKREAGPFADAETLELKLEPTEMQPLPEELGQAVFKDSSLTSEDVQEIAADAQHYLEEGSHIPPQLKSPGLEKHVRQKRVPWNLMDRCCQKSCSERELYEVFCGW